From the Cryptomeria japonica chromosome 2, Sugi_1.0, whole genome shotgun sequence genome, one window contains:
- the LOC131043855 gene encoding expansin-like A1 translates to MLIRYISFLQIQPPYSGRSVKDFVCLHTALAFYFPINPCILSLLSIRETYVIMELKTVCYGGWILMFTIPTVFCSDRCLYKSKVAYYSSSEAANMGACGYESFASTMSNGDVASASPKIYREGIGCGSCYQIRCTDPEICTKSGVKVLVTDFPENTQTDFVLPSSTFSKLAQPAKSSQLLNRGIVDIEYERIPCEYPGQNMTVKISKISSPPYFLAVQFQYQGGQTDILGVDVAQAGSSNWKHMMHNYGAVWSLDQPPEGALSLRLFVATGYNGSVLVSPKEAVLPANWSVRCVYDTAVQINEIKQVDCPPCATSDWDGNVYGAN, encoded by the exons ATGCTGATTCGGTATATTTCCTTTTTGCAAATACAACCTCCATACAGTGGGCGAAGTGTAAAAGACT TTGTCTGCCTTCACACGGCTCTTGCATTTTACTTTCCTATAAACCCTTGTATACTTTCCCTACTTTCCATCAGAGAAACATATGTAATAATGGAGTTGAAAACTGTGTGCTATGGAGGATGGATATTAATGTTCACCATCCCCACAGTCTTCTGCAGTGATCGGTGTCTTTACAAATCAAAAGTAGCATATTACTCTTCCTCCGAGGCTGCCAATA TGGGAGCATGTGGGTACGAGTCCTTTGCATCAACCATGAGCAATGGCGACGTGGCCTCAGCGAGCCCCAAAATATATAGGGAAGGGATTGGATGTGGCAGCTGCTATCAG ATAAGATGTACAGACCCTGAGATTTGCACCAAGTCAGGGGTGAAAGTTTTGGTTACAGACTTTCCCGAGAACACTCAGACGGATTTTGTGCTGCCCAGTAGCACCTTCTCAAAGCTGGCGCAACCCGCAAAGTCTTCTCAGCTTCTGAATAGGGGTATTGTGGATATCGAGTACGAACG AATACCATGTGAGTATCCAGGGCAGAACATGACGGTGAAAATAAGCAAGATCAGTAGTCCCCCATACTTTCTTGCCGTGCAATTTCAGTACCAAGGTGGGCAGACGGATATCTTAGGCGTGGATGTTGCTCAG GCGGGATCTTCGAATTGGAAACACATGATGCACAACTATGGCGCTGTGTGGAGTTTGGATCAGCCTCCAGAAGGAGCTCTGTCTTTACGGCTTTTTGTTGCGACCGGATATAATGGTTCTGTCTTGGTGTCACCAAAGGAAGCTGTGCTGCCGGCGAATTGGAGTGTGCGCTGTGTTTACGACACTGCAGTTCAGATCAACGAAATTAAACAAGTGGACTGTCCTCCCTGCGCCACCTCAGATTGGGATGGCAATGTCTATGGAGCAAACTAA